A genomic stretch from Chitinophagaceae bacterium includes:
- a CDS encoding RecX family transcriptional regulator, which produces MFKKYLTKQEALQKAKHYCAYQERCHSEVKEKLYGFGLWKNDVEDLLSTLIEEDYLNEERFAIQFAGGRFRMKQWGRVKIKYELKQKKVSDYLIKKALKEIDEDDYLKTLKKLFEQKKKLLSAEKNIFIKKRKLQDFLMQKGYELQLIADLLK; this is translated from the coding sequence ATGTTTAAAAAATATCTCACCAAACAGGAAGCACTGCAAAAAGCAAAGCATTATTGTGCTTACCAGGAGCGTTGCCACAGTGAGGTAAAAGAAAAACTCTATGGCTTTGGTTTGTGGAAGAACGATGTGGAAGATCTGCTTTCAACTTTAATTGAGGAAGATTATCTGAATGAAGAACGGTTTGCCATTCAATTTGCCGGTGGACGGTTCAGGATGAAACAGTGGGGCAGGGTAAAGATCAAATACGAACTGAAACAAAAAAAAGTAAGCGACTATCTCATTAAAAAAGCGCTGAAAGAAATTGATGAAGATGATTACCTGAAAACCCTGAAAAAACTGTTTGAACAAAAGAAGAAATTATTGTCAGCAGAAAAAAACATCTTCATCAAAAAAAGAAAACTCCAGGATTTTTTAATGCAGAAAGGATATGAACTGCAGCTGATTGCTGATTTGCTGAAATAA
- a CDS encoding lipid A deacylase LpxR family protein, whose amino-acid sequence MSYKSFFILQVAVILCSRLYAQDSSRVYRKEINIITENDNYNFTLHDRYYSNGFFLRYNWLAKKETNKNVLKTINRTEAGQMIFNSYYNRRSVERVLQTMDRPFAGWLYGSIGQTKIFSNKDVLKYDAVVGILGPAALGKQVQTGYHRIFMLYSIYGWEYQVKNEIGLNASVQYYRSLIKNKPGQPFAVHAVGKAMLGNTFTNASAGLLVKFGNTEQEENNSYWSGRLGQLQKTSIHKLEAFLFLEPILIVQAYNATVQGGLIRSDKGLYISELHPFIYVIKGGAVISGRQSGLSITYTLKQKEAKSMIDKMEVYGAFGVYYRFR is encoded by the coding sequence ATGTCGTATAAATCCTTTTTCATTTTGCAGGTTGCTGTTATTTTGTGCAGCAGGCTGTATGCGCAGGATTCATCAAGAGTGTACAGGAAAGAGATCAATATCATTACCGAAAACGACAACTACAATTTTACATTACACGACCGTTACTATTCCAATGGATTCTTTCTCCGATATAACTGGCTGGCAAAAAAAGAAACCAATAAAAATGTGCTGAAAACCATCAACAGAACTGAGGCCGGGCAAATGATTTTCAACTCTTATTATAACCGCCGCTCAGTAGAAAGGGTGTTACAAACAATGGACCGGCCATTTGCAGGATGGTTGTACGGCTCAATTGGTCAAACAAAAATATTCAGCAATAAAGACGTATTGAAGTATGATGCTGTTGTTGGCATTCTTGGTCCCGCAGCTTTGGGGAAACAAGTTCAAACAGGCTACCATCGTATTTTTATGCTCTACTCTATTTACGGATGGGAATACCAGGTAAAAAATGAAATTGGTTTAAATGCATCTGTTCAGTATTACCGTTCACTTATAAAGAATAAACCGGGGCAGCCCTTCGCTGTTCATGCAGTTGGTAAGGCAATGCTGGGTAATACATTTACTAATGCATCAGCAGGGCTGCTTGTAAAATTTGGTAATACAGAACAGGAAGAAAATAATTCTTACTGGAGCGGACGCTTGGGTCAGCTACAGAAAACATCCATTCATAAATTAGAAGCCTTTTTATTTTTAGAACCCATACTCATTGTACAGGCATACAATGCAACTGTTCAGGGCGGATTAATAAGATCAGACAAAGGGTTGTACATTTCAGAGCTGCACCCGTTCATCTATGTAATAAAAGGCGGTGCTGTGATCTCCGGCAGACAAAGCGGACTTTCCATTACCTATACTCTCAAACAGAAAGAAGCAAAATCCATGATCGACAAAATGGAGGTTTATGGAGCCTTTGGAGTTTACTATCGTTTTCGCTGA
- a CDS encoding nitrilase family protein, which translates to MSHLTFTIIQTNLHWENKSANLQMLEQKINSIQHPTQIIVLPEMFNTGFSMKPETLAEDMNGPTVEWMKRIAAEKKVILTGSVIIKEKDRTPLESSEGEAYYNRLIWMLPNGQYGVYDKRHRFAYGGEDDHFSAGTKRLIASVNGWKINLQVCYDLRFPVWARQGPEEDPEYDVLIYVANWPERRIHAWKTLLTARAIENQCYVIGANRTGDDGNQIHYSGNSMVIDAMGDVLYEKTNEEDIHTITLSKEKLQDIRSKLPFLKDADDFSILL; encoded by the coding sequence ATGAGCCATCTTACATTCACCATCATCCAAACCAATCTGCATTGGGAAAATAAATCTGCCAACCTGCAAATGCTGGAGCAGAAAATCAATTCCATTCAGCATCCCACACAAATTATTGTATTACCTGAAATGTTTAATACAGGTTTCAGCATGAAGCCGGAAACACTTGCTGAAGATATGAACGGACCAACCGTTGAGTGGATGAAACGGATTGCTGCTGAAAAAAAAGTAATCCTTACCGGAAGTGTAATAATAAAAGAAAAAGATCGCACTCCGTTGGAAAGCTCAGAAGGCGAGGCTTATTACAACCGTCTTATCTGGATGTTGCCGAATGGACAATATGGAGTGTATGATAAACGTCACCGCTTTGCTTATGGTGGAGAAGACGATCATTTTTCTGCAGGAACAAAACGATTGATCGCTTCTGTTAACGGATGGAAAATTAATTTGCAGGTTTGTTATGATCTGCGGTTTCCTGTTTGGGCAAGGCAGGGACCGGAAGAAGATCCTGAATATGATGTGCTCATTTATGTTGCCAACTGGCCCGAACGCAGGATTCATGCATGGAAAACATTGCTTACTGCAAGGGCAATCGAAAATCAATGTTATGTAATAGGTGCCAACCGTACCGGTGATGATGGTAATCAAATTCATTACAGCGGTAACAGTATGGTTATTGATGCAATGGGAGATGTACTGTACGAAAAAACAAATGAAGAAGATATTCATACCATCACCCTTTCCAAAGAAAAACTGCAGGATATCAGAAGCAAACTTCCTTTCTTAAAAGATGCAGATGATTTCAGTATCCTGCTCTAA
- the nagA gene encoding N-acetylglucosamine-6-phosphate deacetylase, which yields MQALHNGFVFDGTTFSSNKAVLISNELIVDIIPESEIPSSANQFDLNGNYLVPSFIDLQLYGAHGKLFSQDLSFESLQATDDYCISGGCTRFLITMATNTIEKFLKGIQVIKEFQTENKIGLLGLHIEGPYINPIKRGAHIEGCVKQPTIDEIKLLLDKSDGVLKMMTLAPEQCSDEVIQFLLDHNVLVSAGHSNATYQQATDSFNKGITAVTHLFNAMSPLQSREPGMVGAVYDHTTVNSSIVCDGVHTDFTTVRISKKIMKERLFLITDAVTETTEGEYKHVFNADRYTLPDGTLSGSALTMMQAVNNCVDKVGIPFEEALRMASLYPARVARLDDQFGKIEKGYKADLVVLSKEREVKTVFRDGEILSK from the coding sequence ATGCAGGCACTCCATAATGGATTTGTTTTTGACGGAACAACTTTCAGCAGCAACAAGGCAGTACTGATCAGTAATGAATTGATTGTTGATATAATACCTGAATCAGAAATCCCATCTTCTGCTAATCAATTTGATTTAAACGGCAATTATCTTGTTCCTTCTTTTATAGATCTGCAATTGTATGGCGCTCATGGAAAATTGTTTTCGCAGGATTTAAGTTTTGAATCATTGCAAGCAACGGATGATTATTGTATCAGCGGCGGATGCACCCGTTTCCTTATTACGATGGCTACCAATACCATTGAAAAGTTTTTGAAAGGGATTCAGGTTATTAAAGAGTTTCAGACAGAAAATAAAATTGGTTTGCTGGGTTTGCACATCGAAGGTCCGTATATCAATCCAATAAAGAGAGGCGCACATATTGAAGGCTGTGTGAAACAGCCAACAATTGATGAAATAAAATTACTTCTGGATAAAAGTGATGGTGTTTTGAAGATGATGACACTTGCGCCGGAACAATGCAGCGATGAAGTAATTCAATTCCTGCTTGATCATAATGTGCTTGTTTCAGCAGGACATAGTAATGCAACTTATCAGCAGGCAACAGATTCCTTTAATAAAGGAATCACAGCTGTTACACATTTGTTCAATGCCATGTCACCTTTGCAAAGCCGTGAACCCGGAATGGTTGGTGCAGTGTATGATCATACAACAGTAAACAGCAGCATTGTTTGTGATGGTGTACATACTGATTTCACTACTGTCCGCATCAGCAAAAAAATCATGAAGGAACGGTTGTTTTTAATAACTGATGCAGTTACAGAAACAACTGAAGGAGAATACAAACATGTATTCAATGCCGACCGTTACACATTGCCCGATGGAACTTTATCAGGTTCAGCATTAACCATGATGCAGGCAGTCAACAATTGTGTTGATAAGGTTGGGATTCCCTTTGAAGAAGCCCTTCGCATGGCTTCATTGTATCCTGCAAGGGTAGCCAGACTTGATGATCAGTTTGGAAAAATTGAAAAGGGATACAAAGCTGATCTTGTTGTATTGTCAAAAGAAAGAGAAGTGAAAACTGTTTTCCGGGATGGGGAAATCCTTTCCAAATAG